The following nucleotide sequence is from Pseudoliparis swirei isolate HS2019 ecotype Mariana Trench chromosome 7, NWPU_hadal_v1, whole genome shotgun sequence.
attatatttgtattatcatTGATTTACCAGAAACAGAGAGCTAgttttaaagaaaatgaagatGCATCACTACAATATAGTTTGTTACAATCCACAACCCTAACCATGTCATAGTTGctgcatactgtatatatgtgtttctCTAAGTATCTTTTTGTCATTGTGGAAGAGGGACATGGGACTTTTTGAGCAAGTGACTTTGCATCCCTCCATAAATCCTACTCTATCAGCACAAATACACTCTTcaatcttttttatatatatgaaacgACACTAATCAGCCTGTGAACCCTCCTTTAACAGCTTAAATGATTGTAGCTGTATGCATTAATCATACGCCATACTTTCAACTTGTggccctcacacactcctcaatCATGTTTTTGAAATTATTTTCCAGGAAATGTGCAATTTTCCACGATTTTGTCCCCAATAATGTGCATGCACAATCTTTGCTGTCAAGCCAGTCATTGCTCAAACTGACTCGGGGGTGTCGCGGTGTTGGCTGACACGACTCCACTGGAGGAGTGGTTTGTTCACTACAGCGTTTAAAAGACTACCTTCTGTGATACTCCcaaataaatgaacatttgCACCTGCTTTTCATCTTCACGATAATCTTTCTCCTCATGTTTGTCCACCCACTCGCTGCGGTTCTCTAAAGCACTTTGTCACTTGATGCACTACAGCACTGACCTCTGCCCCCTCTCTTCGGCCATGTCTCGTGTCCCGTACTGTCGGAGTGCTCTCGCAATGCAAGTGAATGTGGTAATCGAGTCTTCGATGTGATTGTCCCTGGTTTCTATGTACATGACATCTTACTTTGTCATGAAGTCtgaggtttatttttttttcatgtcttcgtgtgtcccttttttttatttgaaagtaCAGATGTATATTGCACTGTGTTGTACTGGCCAGTGTCCTAAAGTAAATACATTCTTAATAAAATGTACTTGTCTTGACTCCGTCTAGTGTTTCcctgttaataaaacatggatgtaaaaaaataaatgtaataaaaaaagattttctgagggggggggcggtgacCATTGAGTGTAGTGTGCACACCTTAATCAAGCTTTCGGTCAATGGAACTTAAATCTCTTAGTCGTATTTATTCACGCAACAtctgtgaataacaaaaaagtgTTATGAGGTCTGGTGTGAGACTGGGTGTAGTCCAAgagtgtgtatgtttttgtgtgtgtttgtgctgagtGTAGCTGTTTGCTGAATCCTCTTGGCTCTCTCCCGGTGACCGCACACAGTGCTCCCTGGCATCCAGGCGGACGGGCAGGGCAGCGTGTGCCAACACAGCCGCCTATTGAAAGGCGGCGTGACGGACACAATGTGAGCGGCAGACTTGCTGCATCAACAGCTCGCCCTTTTCTGCCGTTGTGGCCGGAAATAAACCATAAATACCCCCATGTCCCGACCCTCTACTGGCTCATCCCCATCAAGCACCAAGTGGCACCGAATAACGAGggacacttccacttcctagcaggcatacacacacaggtaaaaacctcactctggacaaacactgaTGCTTTCTATGCAATTGAGTTACAGTGCTGCATCAAGTGGAGACCCAGGTTTTGTTGATTTTGGTATCATTGGATTGTAATGGAACCTGCATTGAAGGACTAATGAGTCTATACCTTTTAGTGGATAATGATCAATATCATTCAATTCAATGATAACAAAGTTTGAGGCAAAAAATATTACTTTATATTTGGTAGAAATGTATACAATCCTCTAATTCAAGGGTGAGTTATAAATTGCAAAAGTGACATTGCGCTTTTCTCCTGTTgtgcatttctgtgtgtgtgtgtgtgtgtgctttgacaTGCATGCATGATGGATGGTGCTTTGTGTGCTGCTGCCACAAAGTGGAGGAGCAGGGTATCGGGAGGATGTCGGAGCAGCAGAGTGCCCCGGAGCCGCTGGCTGCTGGGAAGAGCCAGCAGGGAGGAGCTGGAGCCACATACAAGGTACTGGAACACGCCTGTGAGCGATGGAAACCTGGTTTGATCAGTGAAGGATCGTAAACCTGGAGTCTTCCAAAACAGCCACAGAGTCCTCCTATTGGTCATACATCTAATTCAAAAATCTTTACGTATCCTTGTGAACAGACATCAGAATATACGTTATTGTAATACTTGTAGAGTATTTTAGAGTAAGTATTATCACAATCTGTCTTCATGAGCCACTTTATGAAGGCCTTTTTCCAAACTACTTTTAATGGGGACTGAGGTGATCCTGATTTTTGCCATGCTGGCCAAAATGAACCTTTATGATCCCTCTGTGTGATCCAGGTTTTGCTGTTTGAGTTTGAGAACTTCCAGGGCTGCAAGGCGGAGTTTTCAGCAGAGTGCAAAGATGTGACAGCTGGGAGACTCGAGAAGGTTGGATCTGTGATCGTTGAGTCGGGACCGTAAGTAATGCTAGATGTTTAATCATGTCTCGAGAAAAGTAGCACACAAATGGTTTCCTTGATGACTCTTATCATGTGAATTATTTTCCTCTCAGATGGGCGGGTTATGATCGTCATGGCTTCACAGGGGAGCAGTTTATTCTGGAGAAGGGCGAGTATCCACGCTGGGACACCTGGACCAACAGTCAGAACAGCGACACCCTCTTGTCTCTAAGGCCACTCAAAGTGGTGGGTGTCACACACTGCAGCCATAAAGCTCCATCAGTTTGCAGGGTTTCGATTACGAGCTGCCCCCCATGTTACTTCTCTACACATCGTAGTCAGCATCTACTAGAGGCAGTTGCAAGTCTTGTCCATGTGTCTGGTTTCCCTTCTCTAGGACGGTGATGAACACAAGGTACTCCTCTATGAGAACCCTGGATTTACTGGTAGAAAGATGGAGATCGTCGATGATGATGTGCCCACTTTGTGGGGCCACGGTTTTCAGGATCGTGTGGCCAGTGTCAAGTCTCTAAACGGAACGTAAGACCCTTTCATCCATGCGTCTATTTTAGATGTTCATCTTGTTTCATTTACAACTCGAAGCCTACTGTGAGACATGCGTCACCATTTGCATGATTTTGTTTCCTCCAGATGGGTCGGCTACATGTACCCAGGCTACAGGGGGCGCCAGTTTATCTTCGAGAGAGGAGATTTCAAGCACTGGAACGACTGGGAGGCCCCTTCACCTCAGATCCAGTCTGTCCGACGTGTGCGAGACATGCAGTGGCACAAGAGGGGTTGTTTCCTTGACCCGGCTCCGGCTCCGGCTCCTGGCCCCAGCCCGGACCCTGAGCCTGCGCCAgcacctcctgcacctcctgctACAGCTGGAGCCAGCTGAGCAGCATCCTCACAGCCTACCACGGCCTCCCCCCACACTGCCGACAGTGCCTGCCCTCTAACTTAACCTTACCATGGCAAACAATGCGTGTGCCCATTGAGGAGTATGTATGTTTCAGTGGCGAATAAAGTTGTTTGACCTGGAGTTGGCCCTTTTGGTTTATGTTGCACTTGTAAGTCGCAGTGGAAAAATCTTTAAATTAGATAATAAAGATTTAGGAAAAACACCATCAGGGATGTGAAACTGACATATGTGGAAATAATGAAGCCTACATTTGGCAGCTTTTTTTCCTTAAGATAAACTGCAGTTGTGTTTTAAATTGAAATTAAGTTGCGTGAGCCACTTTTACTGCCTCATCCAGCAGCACTAGGAGGACATGACTTATTCAGGGAATATTTGTGCAGAGCCATCTGCTTTTAACAGCAGTGGAAGTGATGTCATACTTTATGGATGCTTGCTATAAAAACAGCATGCACGGCATTCCCTTCCATAGTCATCATTGTACATTTGATGGTTAATGATCCTAATGATGCATAGTCACCAATCGTCACTATATTAAACTCATGGACATATTTGTCTTTGGAGTCTAGCTCTGAgttgcattatttaaaaaagatgccaTCTGCAGACATACCTTGCTATTAACTTGTAGATGTGTATTGTatacctccctctgtctcctgcaGTGCTCTGTCCTTTAGATGTTCTCACATCAGTAATGAATGCATGCAAAAAACATGCTACTGGCCACCTTGGAGCACATCTGTAGCATACTAACGTCTACGACACTGGATTATAAGGGACCTTTCAGTTAGGAGGTTGATTCATGAAGCAAACACATTATGAGGATGTATTCTTTGTATCACAATGCAGAACTTTACATCTGTGGTTTTCACCGGAGCTTAAAGCCTTCTTGACCTGAGATCTAACGCCCAGATCCCTGAGTCAGATATATGCTAAAACAAGTTTCACGGCAATGTGAAGCTGACTTTTGTCGCCCTTAAATTCTTTGAAAGAAtcctaaatacacacacaacctcataTGTTGACAGATGGCAAAGTCACAAACAGCTCAGTTTTACTCAAGTCTCTCGCTTCTGAAACGGGGATACATCTTCTCTGTAATCTCAGGGAACTCAAATTACTAATTGGTGCTCTCTGTATTTCTGTTGAAGTGTAATGATGTGAAGGAACATCAAAGATGCCCACAGAATAATCAGTTTCCATCATAAAGATTCATAGACCCAAAAGATTTCACAGACTCCTCTCCTAAATGTTCATGTGTGCCTCGTAGCCTCTGACATTAAATGGGGGGTTGGGGCTGAATGACAAAACACTATTCTGATGCAGCGAAAACACTGAATCGTGCCTTGCTGGGGAGTAATGATGATCAGCGGactctgtttttgttgtgtgttttatgagATACAGATATCTACAAGAGTTGGAGCGTTTCAGACGTAACATGGGTTGTTTAAGAAACTTTAGGCCCAAGATCCACACCGTCTCCAATAAGCACTTACATGATACATACTCAAGTCATATCTTAGGAGGTATAAACAGATGTGATTTGGAAATGCACTCCCAACTAAAAGAACATAGGAACTGGAATGTTCCCATGTTCCACCTACGTCAGTAAAAGAGCCCCTGGAGCTCAACAGGTATTCATTTGCTTTTTAAGGGTGCAGCACAGCTCTCATGATGGTGATCAGCTGTGATGTCATTCTAGACTCTGCCTGAACACTTTTACCAGTCACTCTTTATTCAATTATAgcgattattataattattaattccACATTCAACATGTTGTTCAGAGTACACATTATTAAAAGTTACATCTCtatcaaaaatatgtttttttgcaAAGACCAGCAGGTGAAAAGTCTGAGCCTAAACCAGCAACCAATGGTTGTaagataaataacaataataatgagtacaatatacattatttatttttatttatcaatttTCAAAACAAggttacaaagtgctctacatgTAAAACCAGGATTAAAGCATATCAGGACTGCAATGAGGAAAATGAAATCGAATAAAATGTCTAACAATAATATTagctaaattatatatatataatactaattaaacaaataataaatcaaatgttTGCTAGAATGAatgaaaacgttttttttttttttaaagatatgttTTGAGAAATGCCACTAATGGTCAAATGAAGTGAGTTGGAGCATACAACCTCCAAGTACTAGAGTAAACATATGAA
It contains:
- the crybb3 gene encoding beta-crystallin B3 isoform X2; translated protein: MSEQQSAPEPLAAGKSQQGGAGATYKVLLFEFENFQGCKAEFSAECKDVTAGRLEKVGSVIVESGPWAGYDRHGFTGEQFILEKGEYPRWDTWTNSQNSDTLLSLRPLKVDGDEHKVLLYENPGFTGRKMEIVDDDVPTLWGHGFQDRVASVKSLNGTWVGYMYPGYRGRQFIFERGDFKHWNDWEAPSPQIQSVRRVRDMQWHKRGCFLDPAPAPAPGPSPDPEPAPAPPAPPATAGAS
- the crybb3 gene encoding beta-crystallin B3 isoform X1 produces the protein MHDGWCFVCCCHKVEEQGIGRMSEQQSAPEPLAAGKSQQGGAGATYKVLLFEFENFQGCKAEFSAECKDVTAGRLEKVGSVIVESGPWAGYDRHGFTGEQFILEKGEYPRWDTWTNSQNSDTLLSLRPLKVDGDEHKVLLYENPGFTGRKMEIVDDDVPTLWGHGFQDRVASVKSLNGTWVGYMYPGYRGRQFIFERGDFKHWNDWEAPSPQIQSVRRVRDMQWHKRGCFLDPAPAPAPGPSPDPEPAPAPPAPPATAGAS